One genomic region from Bubalus bubalis isolate 160015118507 breed Murrah chromosome 12, NDDB_SH_1, whole genome shotgun sequence encodes:
- the LCN12 gene encoding epididymal-specific lipocalin-12 yields MGLWLALWVLLYLPRALQGQSPHTRAAPSSVLQSFEDSKFQGEWYVLGLAGNTYMVADRSLLSPFTATFTLNKNSHLEVAYAMVRVRALGPASQLKSRAQPELSQARHSPETPSLERVPRVHFGSGSRPRNGQRVDLMEATNGGQRCVTWSYELTSQSQPGAFSVDHSGEPGADPEEIQVYDTDYASFALLLSKKQSDLQRILRVSLLCRIWAIQTPLLDKFICLVRAQGLSDDSIVFPDLTGGLLRQLGSARGLGALRGPCGSPAHTCGPSVGSQLPQGSA; encoded by the exons ATGGGCCTGTGGTTGGCCCTGTGGGTGCTTCTCTACCTGCCGAGAGCCCTCCAGGGCCAGAGCCCACACACTCGGGCGGCCCCCAGCTCTGTTCTGCAGAGTTTCGAAGACAGCAAG TTCCAGGGGGAGTGGTATGTCCTCGGCCTGGCGGGCAACACCTACATGGTAGCAGACAGGTCCCTGCTGAGCCCTTTCACGGCAACGTTCACGCTAAATAAAAACAGCCACTTGGAAGTGGCATACGCCATGGTCCG GGTCAGGGCACTAGGTCCTGCCTCCCAGCTCAAGTCCAGGGCCCAGCCAGAGCTCTCCCAGGCACGTCACAGCCCAGAAACACCGTCCCTCGAGCGTGTGCCTCGGGTGCATTTCGGGTCTGGTTCCAGGCCAAGGAATGGTCAGCGGGTGGACCTGATGGAGGCCACAAATGG GGGCCAGCGCTGTGTCACCTGGTCGTACGAGCTTACTTCGCAGTCCCAGCCTGGGGCGTTCTCGGTGGATCACAGTGGAG AGCCGGGGGCGGACCCCGAGGAGATCCAAGTGTATGACACGGACTACGCGTCCTTCGCCCTCCTGCTCTCCAAAAAGCAGTCGGACCTGCAGAGGATCCTCAGGGTCAGCCTGCTGT GCAGAATATGGGCCATTCAGACCCCGTTGCTGGACAAGTTCATCTGCCTGGTCCGAGCTCAGGGCCTCTCGGATGACAGCATCGTCTTTCCGGACCTGACAGGTGGGCTTCTGCGCCAGCTGGGGTCTGCCCGGGGCCTCGGAGCCCTGCGGGGGCCCTGCGGGAGCCCGGCCCACACCTGTGGCCCAAGTGTGGGGTCCCAGCTACCCCAGGGTTCAGCCTGA